A part of Dreissena polymorpha isolate Duluth1 chromosome 13, UMN_Dpol_1.0, whole genome shotgun sequence genomic DNA contains:
- the LOC127856621 gene encoding uncharacterized protein LOC127856621 isoform X2, translated as MSGKEAIWIGPVSKQRESRFLPLFEKNLATNNARSNINQTFNFTQVSQPNKQSVSVKNSSNQDEKTGLYAYIPPKHILQTLCPVDVRTTFPLHTANISHNISFVAKALTTTAVTPSGQRLRLALDENKYEIKHKIIANGADSDEEPDERRLHLLESETLNESPRESPRSPMPVRRLRRRSDHDDDDSDWEWPGDAEGSDSETCYSNNSTPRTVVKDTESSGTNTQNQIHFSEVANQVVGTNEGHVEIPEKTDDVFVAVIGSALNTAPNISSAAVSYSVNGEHTSEVANTGEVKDVGNPEIPDQTNGFSIVSIVSAHETSLTTSSASGYNNLISDHASQADDVMGGTGIVKTVLQNNYEAFHWKTKSGTCDDSRELFKLSQLDECIERDNNTISDKFERNNFNISYSSSNTFSPKYGIANDIKPVDNSLHSQPQNDCPRCFPVSPSNNFFYSCNGCTCGFTCAVSGSQCTMPYAVNQSCCAPNVTSSPFMQSMVVGDDGRFYYVNIPVGTCALAPPQLFSPWLECRNNTAFQNPICESCPLQNNCIQNVVQPPIPLIEPDDMSGDTIFDHVVCTLDQNDVDKERPYFSDNRSLKDNSVLVDWSLCGPGECFQQQTTTFTECTENLSQEYVQTPYWNVDDDAPFTLGQDDYQIENRPLDNSNVTIDTNDGPPYPALHITEDGLMTVILREGIFLEMTPDRALRLVNHEKRLVIAMNEDGSRACVTHPCARISQSETTVNAELFRERKVKMMTEEIVFGNETNIYRIDYTCVTEFKPESSRSAPNSSPLPDEAVPVFRDFSQDESIHFMAQDYGKETVMRSQGIVERAYYQNQQTYGCKVIINGVKVVQTDSAEVTVYCGPIKFMRMHPAKSVVRLKTQFVEIDIEANWRVKVTRGSHALSVSNQGLVVSNGKIKASIDNRNRFQAFSVPEHRALMLGQPEREKGARKQLDSESRRNKEISGETD; from the exons ATGTCTGGAAAAGAAGCAATTTGGATCGGACCGGTGTCAAAACAACGTGAGTCCAGATTTTTgcctttgtttgaaaaaaatcttgcCACAAATAATGCGCGTAGCAATATCAACCAGACTTTTAATTTTACTCAAGTCTCGCAGCCCAACAAACAGTCTGTGAGTGTGAAGAATTCGAGTAATCAAGATGAGAAAACCGGTCTGTATGCATATATTCCACCGAAACATATACTTCAAACGTTGTGTCCGGTCGACGTGCGGACTACATTCCCGCTTCATACGGCAAACATTTCGCACAATATATCGTTCGTTGCTAAAGCGCTTACAACTACAGCGGTCACCCCGAGCGGACAACGACTGCGCCTTGCACTGGACGagaataaatatgaaattaaacataaaatcatcGCGAATGGCGCTGACTCTGACGAGGAGCCGGATGAAAGGCGTCTTCATTTGCTGGAATCGGAAACCTTGAACGAGAGTCCGAGGGAATCACCGCGCTCCCCAATGCCGGTTAGAAGACTCCGTCGGCGAtccgaccacgacgacgacgattCTGACTGGGAGTGGCCCGGCGATGCAGAGGGGAGTGATTCCGAGAC CTGTTACTCAAACAACAGTACGCCACGGACTGTCGTCAAAGACACTGAGAGTTCCGGGACGAATACGCAGAATCAAATTCACTTCAGCGAAGTTGCGAATCAGGTTGTGGGTACAAATGAAGGACACGTTGAAATACCTGAGAAAACAGACGACGTGTTTGTTGCGGTTATTGGTAGCGCATTAAATACGGCACCTAATATTTCATCTGCTGCGGTTTCTTACAGTGTAAACGGTGAACATACAAGTGAAGTGGCGAACACAGGTGAGGTAAAGGATGTTGGAAACCCAGAAATACCTGACCAAACAAATGGTTTCTCTATTGTATCGATAGTGAGCGCACATGAAACGTCTCTCACTACTTCGTCTGCATCGGGTTATAACAACCTAATAAGTGATCATGCAAGTCAAGCAGATGACGTCATGGGTGGAACCGGAATAGTGAAAACTGTTCTGCAAAACAATTACGAAGCGTTTCATTGGAAGACAAAAAGTGGGACTTGTGATGATAGCCGTGAACTTTTTAAGCTCTCACAGCTCGATGAATGCATCGAAAGGGACAATAACACAATTTCAGATAAATTTGAGCGGAATAATTTTAACATTTCTTATAGCTCATCCAACACTTTCTCACCCAAGTACGGTATTGCAAATGACATTAAACCTGTGGATAACTCGTTACACAGTCAGCCTCAAAACGACTGTCCCAGATGCTTTCCGGTATCTCCGAGTAATAATTTCTTCTACTCATGCAATGGTTGTACGTGCGGATTTACGTGTGCTGTTTCCGGTTCTCAATGTACAATGCCATACGCTGTTAACCAGTCTTGCTGCGCCCCGAATGTGACGTCATCGCCGTTTATGCAGTCCATGGTGGTTGGAGACGACGGTCGCTTTTACTACGTGAATATTCCAGTAGGGACATGTGCATTGGCACCGCCGCAACTGTTTTCTCCATGGCTGGAATGTAGGAACAATACAGCCTTTCAGAATCCGATTTGTGAATCCTGCCCTCTTCAAAATAACTGTATTCAAAATGTCGTTCAGCCTCCGATACCTTTAATTGAACCGGACGATATGAGTGGTGATACGATATTCGACCATGTGGTGTGTACGCTTGATCAAAACGACGTGGACAAGGAACGTCCGTATTTTTCAGACAACAGAAGTTTAAAGGATAATTCGGTTCTCGTCGACTGGTCACTATGTGGTCCTGGTGAATGTTTTCAGCAACAGACGACTACGTTCACCGAATGCACGGAGAATCTTTCTCAGGAATATGTACAAACGCCGTACTGGAACGTGGATGATGATGCGCCTTTTACCCTCGGGCAAGATGACTACCAAATCGAAAACAGACCACTCGATAACTCCAATGTTACCATTGACACAAACGACGGACCACCGTATCCTGCTCTTCATATAACAGAAGATGGACTCATGACGGTAATTCTACGCGAGGGCATTTTCTTAGAAATGACACCGGACCGGGCGCTGCGACTTGTAAACCACGAGAAAAGGCTAGTCATCGCAATGAACGAAGATGGCTCCCGCGCATGCGTTACACATCCTTGCGCGcggatcagccaatcagaaaccaccGTCAATGCGGAACTATTTCGCGAGCGGAAGGTAAAAATGATGACCGAAGAAATCGTGTTTGGAaacgaaacaaatatttatcgCATTGATTACACCTGTGTAACAGAGTTTAAGCCTGAGTCGTCGAGATCAGCGCCTAATTCGTCACCATTACCGGACGAGGCTGTTCCTGTGTTCAGAGACTTCTCTCAAGACGAATCCATTCATTTCATGGCGCAGGACTATGGCAAGGAAACTGTCATGCGGAGCCAGGGAATAGTGGAGAGAGCGTACTACCAAAACCAACAGACATACGGCTGCAAA GTTATTATAAACGGTGTCAAGGTCGTCCAGACGGACTCGGCCGAGGTAACGGTCTACTGCGGACCAATAAAATTTATGCGGATGCATCCGGCAAAGTCCGTTGTGCGTCTGAAAACCCAGTTTGTTGAGATCGACATCGAGGCTAACTGGCGCGTGAAGGTCACGCGAGGATCGCACGCGCTGAGCGTTAGTAACCAGGGGTTGGTCGTTTCCAACGGGAAGATAAAAGCGTCTATAGACAACAGGAACCGGTTCCAGGCGTTTTCTGTTCCGGAACATCGGGCGTTGATGCTGGGTCAACCTGAACGGGAAAAAGGGGCCCGGAAACAGCTCGATAGCGAAAGTCGTCGTAATAAAGAAATATCTGGTGAAACGGACTAA
- the LOC127854628 gene encoding uncharacterized protein LOC127854628, which yields MATLAESNIHGHHTHRLHHYDNGDDVTETDVVNDMSSTLTLQTGFGSMSQSRLNLHNEKMRMHSSFPNLLSIYQTPIEEEDGDRPRRRVKGKHKKLTKQTQDGEEHHDNRQRNEMRQLRMEAVAREQLERFDDYVKRLRSKVDKQREERRKYNEALQGRLREQEEVEKKKLRLHRGPKHVYVHDKSYVKTLPVSNYCKATRLADELQRKGVLRTRQDVEKYWSSYGNSRILNQDIFSENSNNSVNYTHNWIGERLPKIRVGDDDDNDDVALTDELVHNRKKQLPPIKKTKT from the exons ATGGCGACGTTGGCGGAATCTAACATCCACGGG CACCACACTCACCGTCTGCATCACTATGACAACGGCGATGACGTAACGGAGACTGATGTCGTCAACGATATGTCAAGCACGTTGACGCTGCAGACGGGTTTCGGAAGTATGTCGCAGTCTCGTCTAAACCTCCACAACGAGAAGATGCGCATGCACTCAAGTTTTCCCAATCTCCTGAGTATTTACCAGACGCCCATCGAAGAGGAA gacGGAGATAGGCCTCGCAGGCGGGTCAAAGGAAAGCATAAGAAATTGACGAAACAGACGCAAGATGGGGAAGAACATCACGATAACAGACAGCGGAATGAG ATGCGGCAGTTGCGAATGGAAGCTGTTGCTAGGGAACAGCTGGAAAGGTTCGACGACTACGTAAAGCGCTTGCGCAGCAAGGTGGATAAGCAGCGCGAGGAGCGCCGAAAATACAACGAGGCGCTTCAAGGGCGCCTGCGCGAACAGGAAGAAGTG gagAAGAAAAAGCTTCGACTTCACCGCGGACCTAAGCACGTGTACGTGCATGACAAGTCTTACGTGAAAACACTTCCGGTGTCGAATTACTGCAAAGCGACGCGCTTGGCAGACGAACTACAGCGGAAGGGCGTTCTGCGCACTCGACAAGACGTGGAGAAATATTGGTCATCGTATGGCAACAGTCGTATATTAAACCAGGATATATTCTCGGAAAATTCAAACAATTCag TTAATTATACTCATAATTGGATTGGCGAACGTTTGCCTAAGATACGGGTCGGCGATGATGACGACAACGATGATGTAGCACTTACCGACGAGCTCGTGCATAACCGGAAGAAGCAACTTCCGCCAATCAAGAAGACGAAGACATAG
- the LOC127856621 gene encoding uncharacterized protein LOC127856621 isoform X1, protein MSGKEAIWIGPVSKQRESRFLPLFEKNLATNNARSNINQTFNFTQVSQPNKQSVSVKNSSNQDEKTGLYAYIPPKHILQTLCPVDVRTTFPLHTANISHNISFVAKALTTTAVTPSGQRLRLALDENKYEIKHKIIANGADSDEEPDERRLHLLESETLNESPRESPRSPMPVRRLRRRSDHDDDDSDWEWPGDAEGSDSETCYSNNSTPRTVVKDTESSGTSNHDDDDSDWEWPGDAEGSISETCYSNNSTPRTVVKDTESSGTNTQNQIHFSEVANQVVGTNEGHVEIPEKTDDVFVAVIGSALNTAPNISSAAVSYSVNGEHTSEVANTGEVKDVGNPEIPDQTNGFSIVSIVSAHETSLTTSSASGYNNLISDHASQADDVMGGTGIVKTVLQNNYEAFHWKTKSGTCDDSRELFKLSQLDECIERDNNTISDKFERNNFNISYSSSNTFSPKYGIANDIKPVDNSLHSQPQNDCPRCFPVSPSNNFFYSCNGCTCGFTCAVSGSQCTMPYAVNQSCCAPNVTSSPFMQSMVVGDDGRFYYVNIPVGTCALAPPQLFSPWLECRNNTAFQNPICESCPLQNNCIQNVVQPPIPLIEPDDMSGDTIFDHVVCTLDQNDVDKERPYFSDNRSLKDNSVLVDWSLCGPGECFQQQTTTFTECTENLSQEYVQTPYWNVDDDAPFTLGQDDYQIENRPLDNSNVTIDTNDGPPYPALHITEDGLMTVILREGIFLEMTPDRALRLVNHEKRLVIAMNEDGSRACVTHPCARISQSETTVNAELFRERKVKMMTEEIVFGNETNIYRIDYTCVTEFKPESSRSAPNSSPLPDEAVPVFRDFSQDESIHFMAQDYGKETVMRSQGIVERAYYQNQQTYGCKVIINGVKVVQTDSAEVTVYCGPIKFMRMHPAKSVVRLKTQFVEIDIEANWRVKVTRGSHALSVSNQGLVVSNGKIKASIDNRNRFQAFSVPEHRALMLGQPEREKGARKQLDSESRRNKEISGETD, encoded by the exons ATGTCTGGAAAAGAAGCAATTTGGATCGGACCGGTGTCAAAACAACGTGAGTCCAGATTTTTgcctttgtttgaaaaaaatcttgcCACAAATAATGCGCGTAGCAATATCAACCAGACTTTTAATTTTACTCAAGTCTCGCAGCCCAACAAACAGTCTGTGAGTGTGAAGAATTCGAGTAATCAAGATGAGAAAACCGGTCTGTATGCATATATTCCACCGAAACATATACTTCAAACGTTGTGTCCGGTCGACGTGCGGACTACATTCCCGCTTCATACGGCAAACATTTCGCACAATATATCGTTCGTTGCTAAAGCGCTTACAACTACAGCGGTCACCCCGAGCGGACAACGACTGCGCCTTGCACTGGACGagaataaatatgaaattaaacataaaatcatcGCGAATGGCGCTGACTCTGACGAGGAGCCGGATGAAAGGCGTCTTCATTTGCTGGAATCGGAAACCTTGAACGAGAGTCCGAGGGAATCACCGCGCTCCCCAATGCCGGTTAGAAGACTCCGTCGGCGAtccgaccacgacgacgacgattCTGACTGGGAGTGGCCCGGCGATGCAGAGGGGAGTGATTCCGAGACCTGTTACTCAAACAACAGCACGCCACGGACTGTCGTCAAAGACACTGAGAGTTCCGGGACGTCCAACCACGATGACGACGATTCTGACTGGGAGTGGCCGGGTGATGCAGAGGGGAGTATTTCTGAGACCTGTTACTCAAACAACAGTACGCCACGGACTGTCGTCAAAGACACTGAGAGTTCCGGGACGAATACGCAGAATCAAATTCACTTCAGCGAAGTTGCGAATCAGGTTGTGGGTACAAATGAAGGACACGTTGAAATACCTGAGAAAACAGACGACGTGTTTGTTGCGGTTATTGGTAGCGCATTAAATACGGCACCTAATATTTCATCTGCTGCGGTTTCTTACAGTGTAAACGGTGAACATACAAGTGAAGTGGCGAACACAGGTGAGGTAAAGGATGTTGGAAACCCAGAAATACCTGACCAAACAAATGGTTTCTCTATTGTATCGATAGTGAGCGCACATGAAACGTCTCTCACTACTTCGTCTGCATCGGGTTATAACAACCTAATAAGTGATCATGCAAGTCAAGCAGATGACGTCATGGGTGGAACCGGAATAGTGAAAACTGTTCTGCAAAACAATTACGAAGCGTTTCATTGGAAGACAAAAAGTGGGACTTGTGATGATAGCCGTGAACTTTTTAAGCTCTCACAGCTCGATGAATGCATCGAAAGGGACAATAACACAATTTCAGATAAATTTGAGCGGAATAATTTTAACATTTCTTATAGCTCATCCAACACTTTCTCACCCAAGTACGGTATTGCAAATGACATTAAACCTGTGGATAACTCGTTACACAGTCAGCCTCAAAACGACTGTCCCAGATGCTTTCCGGTATCTCCGAGTAATAATTTCTTCTACTCATGCAATGGTTGTACGTGCGGATTTACGTGTGCTGTTTCCGGTTCTCAATGTACAATGCCATACGCTGTTAACCAGTCTTGCTGCGCCCCGAATGTGACGTCATCGCCGTTTATGCAGTCCATGGTGGTTGGAGACGACGGTCGCTTTTACTACGTGAATATTCCAGTAGGGACATGTGCATTGGCACCGCCGCAACTGTTTTCTCCATGGCTGGAATGTAGGAACAATACAGCCTTTCAGAATCCGATTTGTGAATCCTGCCCTCTTCAAAATAACTGTATTCAAAATGTCGTTCAGCCTCCGATACCTTTAATTGAACCGGACGATATGAGTGGTGATACGATATTCGACCATGTGGTGTGTACGCTTGATCAAAACGACGTGGACAAGGAACGTCCGTATTTTTCAGACAACAGAAGTTTAAAGGATAATTCGGTTCTCGTCGACTGGTCACTATGTGGTCCTGGTGAATGTTTTCAGCAACAGACGACTACGTTCACCGAATGCACGGAGAATCTTTCTCAGGAATATGTACAAACGCCGTACTGGAACGTGGATGATGATGCGCCTTTTACCCTCGGGCAAGATGACTACCAAATCGAAAACAGACCACTCGATAACTCCAATGTTACCATTGACACAAACGACGGACCACCGTATCCTGCTCTTCATATAACAGAAGATGGACTCATGACGGTAATTCTACGCGAGGGCATTTTCTTAGAAATGACACCGGACCGGGCGCTGCGACTTGTAAACCACGAGAAAAGGCTAGTCATCGCAATGAACGAAGATGGCTCCCGCGCATGCGTTACACATCCTTGCGCGcggatcagccaatcagaaaccaccGTCAATGCGGAACTATTTCGCGAGCGGAAGGTAAAAATGATGACCGAAGAAATCGTGTTTGGAaacgaaacaaatatttatcgCATTGATTACACCTGTGTAACAGAGTTTAAGCCTGAGTCGTCGAGATCAGCGCCTAATTCGTCACCATTACCGGACGAGGCTGTTCCTGTGTTCAGAGACTTCTCTCAAGACGAATCCATTCATTTCATGGCGCAGGACTATGGCAAGGAAACTGTCATGCGGAGCCAGGGAATAGTGGAGAGAGCGTACTACCAAAACCAACAGACATACGGCTGCAAA GTTATTATAAACGGTGTCAAGGTCGTCCAGACGGACTCGGCCGAGGTAACGGTCTACTGCGGACCAATAAAATTTATGCGGATGCATCCGGCAAAGTCCGTTGTGCGTCTGAAAACCCAGTTTGTTGAGATCGACATCGAGGCTAACTGGCGCGTGAAGGTCACGCGAGGATCGCACGCGCTGAGCGTTAGTAACCAGGGGTTGGTCGTTTCCAACGGGAAGATAAAAGCGTCTATAGACAACAGGAACCGGTTCCAGGCGTTTTCTGTTCCGGAACATCGGGCGTTGATGCTGGGTCAACCTGAACGGGAAAAAGGGGCCCGGAAACAGCTCGATAGCGAAAGTCGTCGTAATAAAGAAATATCTGGTGAAACGGACTAA